A segment of the Manis javanica isolate MJ-LG chromosome 10, MJ_LKY, whole genome shotgun sequence genome:
AGAAGgatcttagattttttttctgaccCACCTTGTTTTAGAACCAAGTAAATGGTCTCAAAGGGTGAGTAACATGTTACAAATCATAAGTCAGAGATgggtaggaaaaaagaaaaatgtatttcattagatttagtgctttttaattttactaaacTACTTTCCAGATAAGTtggaatttttagtttttcaaagagGCCAACTATACTTAGCATCTAAATGTTCAAAAAAGTAAATTGTACTCCAGTTGATGAAGTTTGAGAGAACATAGTCTCATCACATGTGGGTTATCTGTGAAGCatgataaatacttttaaaatgtctgAAATTGAATTGTTTCCTAGAACTGTCCCTTAAGTTAAATTGAAAACAGCCAATGCAACAGCAATTCATGTTCTTTCTCATGTTTTTCAATTAGGAGAATGCCTATCTCTGGCGCACATCACTATATTTGGCTGCCTCTGCCAGTGCTGAATTCTTTGCTGATATTGCCCTGGCTCCTATGGAAGCTGCTAAGGTTCGAATTCAAACTCAACCAGGTTATGCCAACACTTTGAGGGATGCAGCTCCCAAAATGTATAAGGAAGAAGGCTTAAATGCGTAAGTAAACATTTACCTAAATTTATAGTATAAATATACCCATTTGAGGAAATTGCATTTGTTAGTATTAAGCTATTGTTAGCATTAAGCTGTTACATTATTTAATGTCTATCTCCCCTTCATAGAACATAAACTCCAGGGGCAAGAATAAGTTGATATATGGCTTGAGCCCTGAATTAAGGATATTTTCCAAAGTAAGAATCATTTGTTAATCTacaaattattttgatatttgacCTATACATCAACTGTTAACTTTTTGGGGAGGGCATGTTAGAATTATCGTCGTCTGCGTTCACAGTTAAGAATGCATAAGGTCAGGCCACAACATGCTTCCTTAGATCCACCTTTGTGGATGCTAGTCTTTAACTGAGTTCTACTTGTAAGCTTCTTGTTTCCTGTAGTTCCAGTCAAAGAAACATCCAGCAACTTTTTTGGTTGTATAGTCAAAGGTGCTTGAGTCATTGGCATGTGAGATAAATATACCTGCATGTTAGTCTTAGGTTCTGATAGAAATGACATGCCGTGGTGCTGTCATTTTCTACTATCAGGACTCGACTGGTGTGCGGACACTTCTGTTAGCGGTGAAAATCTCTGCTCAATGAATGTATGGTACTGAGTAAAATTAAGTCTCCTGATTTCCTAGATTCTACAAGGGTGTTGCTCCTCTCTGGATGAGACAGATACCATACACCATGATGAAGTTTGCCTGCTTTGAACGAACTGTTGAAGCGTTATACAAGTTTGTGGTTCCAAAGCCCCGAAGTGAATGTTCAAAGGCAGAACAACTGGTTGTAACATTTGTGGCAGGTTACATAGGTATGAGTTACTTAGAACGCATTTGTCTGTGAAATTAAGCACAAATAATCATTCATATATTGACCTCTTGTGAGGAAAAATATTCCAAAGAAGTTTAATTATCCCATAGCATTTTATGTGCCCTTCAGGATTCATAAATACTTGCTAATTATAATTAGTttctaaaatgattattttatggtTTGCATGTCATGGCTAAGCTTGGGAATGTATTGATTTCACTGTTGGactatttggttttttttggtcAGGTTTTCAAGAACAAACAATACAGGAGAAAGTGCTggtttaaaatgaatataaaaatttttgaaggattattgttttatttaggaTAAACTTTATAACCTTTCTTGTCAGTCTTAttctaaattgatttttttctaagaaaagaaaattttattagtCATGAAAAGGTTGTTATGATGGGAAATTTGTTTTTCAACTCCATATTGGGTCATTTATCTTCACCTTTTTCAGCTGGAGTCTTCTGTGCAATTGTTTCTCACCCTGCTGATTCTGTGGTATCTGTGTTGAATAAAGAGAAAGGTAGCAGTGCTTCTCTGGTCCTTCGGAGACTTGGATTCAAAGgtaggattttctttttcctctttaagaAAGAACACTTTTTGGGTACTtacccttttttaaaattcatgtttcaTATTTCGACCAGGTGTATGGAAGGGACTCTTTGCCCGTATCATCATGATTGGCACTTTGACTGCACTACAGTGGTTCATCTATGACTCTGTGAAGGTGTATCTCAGGCTCCCTCGCCCTCCTCCTCCTGAGATGCCGGAGTCTCTGAAGAAGAAGCTTGGATTAACTCAGTAGATCAAAGCAAATGTGGACTGATTCTGCTTGTTGATCAGTGTTGCGGAAGAATAAAAGGAACTTTTATATATTTGACAGTGTAGGAAATTGTCTATTCCTGACATAATTACTGTAGCACCCTTGCCTGAGGCAGGAGTTTCAAACTTACTGTTCCAATAAACCCAGCTGTTGGTGATTTGTCTGTGAtttgatgattatttttaaaactagttttTAAAGATTGAACCCTGAAGTGGAAATAATTAAGTGGAAG
Coding sequences within it:
- the SLC25A3 gene encoding solute carrier family 25 member 3 isoform X2 → MFSSVAHLARSNPFNAPHLQLVHDGLAGPCSSPAGPPGPPRRSRSLAAAAVEEYSCEYGSMKFYALCGFGGVLSCGLTHTAVVPLDLVKCRMQVDPQKYKGIFNGFSITLKEDGVRGLAKGWAPTFIGYSMQGLCKFGFYEVFKVLYSNMLGEENAYLWRTSLYLAASASAEFFADIALAPMEAAKVRIQTQPGYANTLRDAAPKMYKEEGLNAFYKGVAPLWMRQIPYTMMKFACFERTVEALYKFVVPKPRSECSKAEQLVVTFVAGYIAGVFCAIVSHPADSVVSVLNKEKGSSASLVLRRLGFKGVWKGLFARIIMIGTLTALQWFIYDSVKVYLRLPRPPPPEMPESLKKKLGLTQ
- the SLC25A3 gene encoding solute carrier family 25 member 3 isoform X1, whose protein sequence is MFSSVAHLARSNPFNAPHLQLVHDGLAGPCSSPAGPPGPPRRSRSLAAAAVEEQYSCDYGSGRFFILCGLGGIISCGTTHTALVPLDLVKCRMQVDPQKYKGIFNGFSITLKEDGVRGLAKGWAPTFIGYSMQGLCKFGFYEVFKVLYSNMLGEENAYLWRTSLYLAASASAEFFADIALAPMEAAKVRIQTQPGYANTLRDAAPKMYKEEGLNAFYKGVAPLWMRQIPYTMMKFACFERTVEALYKFVVPKPRSECSKAEQLVVTFVAGYIAGVFCAIVSHPADSVVSVLNKEKGSSASLVLRRLGFKGVWKGLFARIIMIGTLTALQWFIYDSVKVYLRLPRPPPPEMPESLKKKLGLTQ
- the SLC25A3 gene encoding solute carrier family 25 member 3 isoform X3; amino-acid sequence: MASRVPAAAPPGLRARPGAHAAWQPPPWKVDPQKYKGIFNGFSITLKEDGVRGLAKGWAPTFIGYSMQGLCKFGFYEVFKVLYSNMLGEENAYLWRTSLYLAASASAEFFADIALAPMEAAKVRIQTQPGYANTLRDAAPKMYKEEGLNAFYKGVAPLWMRQIPYTMMKFACFERTVEALYKFVVPKPRSECSKAEQLVVTFVAGYIAGVFCAIVSHPADSVVSVLNKEKGSSASLVLRRLGFKGVWKGLFARIIMIGTLTALQWFIYDSVKVYLRLPRPPPPEMPESLKKKLGLTQ